One window of Puntigrus tetrazona isolate hp1 chromosome 14, ASM1883169v1, whole genome shotgun sequence genomic DNA carries:
- the LOC122357860 gene encoding uncharacterized protein LOC122357860 yields MNQRKPVRGRQNQLFSLNQIHPNPNQLNVGNDRSRHQKMSSSQLVHFLKTSRNQASGCLSSADEVKSFKLNLSAAAFVDQRVTALSGAAENKIFPKENTPEPGIAEKASSAEVSGHWTITSNTELWDTGHIFSGQVLSEPFPDGVTDYNSQGECKVPDLWSRSTCPSAEEAWRLKEGQSLDPAHVQIPEFQSRRFEEMPVTISHIVNPNEFFIQHKDTRLSELSEIMLRNSSRSFAEMNLIPDIGVYVTVWFLKEEMWSRGQIIRIFQSSPEQSSGGCSDVRVEVRRIDYGDVVCVSLWDVKELCGEAASIPVQALQVSLVNVRPVNGETWSFEAISWFKSKVQNKTLYARLYPEVVVLAELFMEKGKIGAMRRGDSLSVRLAQNRFAILECNTLRSLKRSDVPERSRQQTWEKYLISCYSHNRR; encoded by the exons ATGAATCAAAGAAAACCTGTGAGAGGCCGTCAAaatcagctcttcagcctaaatCAGATTCATCCCAATCCAAACCAGCTAAACGTTGGGAATGACCGATCTCGCCATCAGAAGATGTCAAGCTCTCAGCTAGTTCACTTTCTGAAAACAAGCAGAAATCAAGCATCTGGATGTCTGTCATCAGCTGATGAAGTCAAATCCTTCAAACTAAACCTCAGTGCAGCGGCGTTTGTGGATCAGAGAGTCACGGCTTTGAGCGGAGCCGCGGAGAATAAGATCTTTCCTAAGGAGAACACACCTGAACCTGGGATTGCAGAGAAAGCAAGCAGCGCTGAGGTTTCCGGCCACTGGACGATCACCTCAAACACCGAGCTGTGGGACACTGGGCATATATTCTCAGGTCAGGTCTTGTCAGAGCCGTTCCCAGATGGAGTTACAGATTATAATTCCCAAGGTGAGTGTAAAGTTCCTGACCTCTGGAGCCGAAGTACGTGTCCCTCAGCAGAAGAAGCGTGGCGTCTGAAGGAAGGTCAAAGCCTGGACCCTGCACATGTCCAAATCCCAGAGTTTCAGAGTCGCAGGTTTGAGGAGATGCCAGTTACTATCAGCCACATTGTTAACCCCAACGAGTTCTTCATCCAACACAAGGACACACGTCTCTCTGAACTCTCTGAAATCATGCT GAGGAATAGCAGCAGATCTTTTGCGGAGATGAACCTCATCCCAGACATTGGAGTTTATGTCACGGTTTGGTTTCTCAAGGAAGAGATGTGGAGCCGCGGCCAGATCATCAGAATCTTTCAGAGCAGTCCAG AGCAGAGCAGCGGAGGTTGCTCCGACGTCAGGGTGGAGGTCAGGAGGATTGACTATGGAGATGTTGTTTGCGTCTCTCTTTGGGATGTTAAGGAACTGTGTGGAGAAGCAGCATCTATACCCGTACAAGCGCTGCAGGTCTCTCTGGTGAAT GTGAGGCCAGTGAATGGAGAAACATGGTCTTTTGAAGCCATCAGCTGGTTCAAGAGTAAAGTGCAGAACAAGACTCTTTATGCCAGGCTTTACCCAGAAGTAGTAGTTCTGGCTGAACTCTTCATGGAGAAGGGAAAGATTGGCGCTATGAG GAGAGGAGACTCTCTGTCTGTGAGACTTGCTCAGAATAGATTTGCCATTCTTGAGTGTAACACACTCAGGAGCCTAAAGAGAA GTGACGTCCCAGAACGAAGCAGACAGCAGACATGGGAGAAGTACCTGATCTCCTGTTACAGTCACAACAGGAGATGA
- the gjb1b gene encoding LOW QUALITY PROTEIN: connexin 31.7 (The sequence of the model RefSeq protein was modified relative to this genomic sequence to represent the inferred CDS: inserted 1 base in 1 codon), with amino-acid sequence MNWASFYAVVSGVNRHSTGIGRIWLSVIFIFRILVLVVAAESVWGDEKSGFTCNTQQPGCNSVCYDQFFPISHIRLWALQLILVSTPALLVAMHIAHRRHVQKKILQVXGRASAKDFENIKSQKFKITGALWWTYMISIVFRIVFEVVFLYIFYSIYPEIKMVRLVKCDSYPCPNTVDCFVSRPTEKTVFTIFMLAVSGVCVLLNMAEVVYLIGRACMRYFQGAAGEPRAPWLAQKLATYKQNEINQLISEHSFKPRFNVGRRPPADKSERCSAF; translated from the exons ATGAACTGGGCGTCGTTTTACGCGGTCGTCAGCGGCGTGAACAGACACTCGACGGGCATCGGCCGCATCTGGCTGTCGGTCATCTTCATCTTCCGGATCCTGGTGCTGGTGGTGGCGGCCGAGAGCGTGTGGGGCGACGAGAAGTCGGGCTTCACCTGCAACACCCAGCAGCCCGGCTGCAACAGCGTGTGCTACGACCAGTTCTTCCCCATCTCCCACATCCGCCTGTGGGCCCTGCAGCTCATCCTGGTGTCCACCCCGGCCCTGCTGGTGGCCATGCACATCGCTCACCGCCGCCACGTCCAGAAGAAGATCCTGCAGG TCGGCCGCGCCAGCGCCAAGGACTTCGAGAACATCAAGAGCCAGAAGTTCAAGATCACCGGAGCTCTGTGGTGGACCTACATGATCAGCATCGTCTTCCGCATCGTCTTCGAGGTGGTGttcttgtacattttttacTCGATCTATCCGGAGATCAAGATGGTGCGTCTGGTGAAGTGCGACTCCTATCCCTGTCCCAACACGGTGGACTGCTTCGTGTCGCGTCCTACGGAGAAGACCGTCTTCACTATCTTCATGCTGGCCGTGTCTGGAGTCTGCGTCTTGCTGAACATGGCGGAGGTGGTGTATTTGATAGGCCGGGCCTGTATGAGATACTTTCAAGGAGCAGCGGGTGAACCCAGAGCGCCTTGGCTCGCTCAGAAACTGGCAACTTACAAGCAGAACGAAATAAATCAGCTGATATCAGAGCATTCGTTCAAGCCT